Within Lagopus muta isolate bLagMut1 chromosome 1, bLagMut1 primary, whole genome shotgun sequence, the genomic segment CCTTTAGGTACAGTCTGTTCAGTCTTCCCTGTCAGCTTTCAGCCTCTTGAATGAAATTACTGAGAACACGTAGATAGGGTGTGATGGAGGAGTTACAGTCTTTTGAAATATTACCCTCATCTTTGAGGTAGAAAGATGAATGAGAACATACTTGCTCAATGGGCAGGGCACAGATTGCTTGTGCtagaggagctctgtgctggagtGTGCAGGAGATTCCTTCTGTCCCCTCATGCCTGAGACAACAAGTGTCACTGCAAAatcttctgttctccttttctAGACCTAACAGGGTGTGATCTTAGAGAAGCAAGCCTTCTAAAAGTCAGCCTAGTTTCATTGTTTTGGTAATTAGCTggacaaatatatatataaatggaCTCATGTAAAAATAGCTGCAGCTTAGTGACCTGAATCTCCTACCATGCTCAGTGTGCCCAGCGTAACTCCACCACCATCAAAAACAGCACTTGCTTCTCAGACTGTGTGAATGAGAAAAATGCTTGCTAGATGTAGTTGTTTAATTTCTCCTAGCTGCTGTGTTGGAGGCTGCTGCAAACAGTAAGCTGCTTTAGCCTTTGGCACAGCCCTGAGGAGGTTCCAGtttgctcagtgcagctgtatGCCTGTTGCCTTGGCTTGAGTACTTTATTAGAGAGGAATAGCAGGGGGATGTTTGCACGGAAACTTGCTGCTTGCTCTGTCTCACCCTACACTTTCCTTCGTTCTCCAGAGTGCTGCCAAGATGATCAAAGAGATGATGGACAAGAAATTTGGGTCTTCCTGGCACGTGGTGATTGGGGAAGGGTTTGGCTTTGAGATCACTCACGAGGTGAAGAATCTGCTGTACATGTTCTTTGgtggcagcctggctgtgtgTGTCTGGAAGTGCTCCTGACATCTGGCTGGCTCGCAGACTCGCTGCATACAGGAGATTTCTTCCTTCACAGATTTTGTACAATGTGGAGGTGgggctttatttttaatagttaaaACATCGAGATTTCTTTCCATACTGACATAACAGTTCTATGGGATGCGTATATTTTGGGGAGGGGGTGTGTGTATAACTTGCTAAGCCTGTCCTCGCTCATGGGATTTCTGATCTGTCTGTGGCTCTCTCTTTGGTGTTTGAGTTTAAACAAGAAGGAGGTGTTTAAATAGGTAATCTCATGACACACCATGCAGCAGCACTATGAAGgcgaagaggaggagaaaaggtgCTATCTAGTCCTAAGTTTTCTCCTCCCACTTGTTCTACATTGTGTCCTCTCTTCTCTGCCTCCCTGGCTATGTGTGGTATGGTTCTGACCACTGCCTCTTTCCTCCCTATTAACAGCCCCACCTTCCTGTCTTCTAAATGAccaggcagagctggctgtgtcAAGGGTGTCCCTTTGGGTTGTCCGTGGAGGTGTTAGCTGTGGGGAATTAGGCTTGTTTTACCCTTTTCTGCTTGATTTGGGAGGACAGCTGAGCTGCCTGGATGTAGGAGGCTGCTATGCAAGCTACCCCCTCCTTTCTCACCCACTGCATGCTGAGATGGCACTGAAACACAGGCGGCTGTCGATGCCTGGGGAGTGGGTGAGAACTCTTCGTACTGCTTGAATGCCTCCCTGTCAGTTCCTGGGGGTGTTGCAAGTGCTGTGTACTTTCAGCATCTTGTTTGGAGGCTGGTAGGGGAAGGAGGTGCCATGTGAGATATCACTTGGTCATCAGAAACCTAACGTCCTTTTGGACTTGCTTTTTTAgcctgtttcttcttttaaagcTGTCAGTGTTGGAGGATGGAGTGAACGTAATTGTATGTTACGTATATGGCTTATTTATATAAATCTGGGGAACTgtgttttttacaataaaaaaaaaatagtaaattgtccttttctgtgtttgttctaaaataaaaacccaATGGTGGTGgatgaaaaagagaagtagTTCAGGAAACATGGAAGTAAGCAAGGAATGATGTGGCTCAGGCAACAGCTGATGGTGGATATGCACCCTGCTTCCTTCCTGGGTGACTCCAAGGGAGCAGAGAAGCACTCTCATCCTTCCCATTCAAttccttttgctgctgcaaGCCTGCTGAGGAAGGTTGCCACGTCCATGGTGTTGCTGACCCAGGTCCTCTGTGTGAGTAGCATCAAGGGGGCGTACCTGCATCCTCTGCCCAGCCAGCGTGCATCTGCTCTGACCTTTGGGGTCTGGCATTTGTGACTTCTATGATTTTTCAGACTTTGCTCTGAGGAAAGCCACCAACAGTGCCACTGGCAGCTCATGTTTTATGAGGCCGTACTCGAGTACATAGTTCAATTCCAAAGGACTTTTCTGCACTAGGGCCTGCAGTGGATCAAATGTGAAGGGTTTTCCATTTCCCTTAGTTCCTTCTGCGGATCTCAGTGTTATGATAGAGATGTCTTTCTGCCGTTTCAGCATGTTAGGAATTGGAGTAATATAAGTCCACTAgaaatgattttgatttttgcatcatctgtgctggctgggcccCACATCCTGCCATGTAATTCTTTACTGACCAAGTGAAAGGGACTTGTAAGGTAGTGGGGAGGACACAAAACTGGTACCATGTCTGCCAGGTGCCGGGATCGTTGTGCAGTCTGGAAGGCTCCAAACCCATGAGCTTCCTGTTGGTGTGATTACTCTGTCTCGCTTCAGCTGGCtgacttgaaatgaaaatagcaCTGTTGACTGGCActtgctgcagctggcaggTGGAAAAGCTGGTTTTCTGTTCCAAGACTTTCCACCTCCTTTATGTTTTATGTCTGGATGCACATCCAGAAGAAAAGGTAAAGTCACCATCTTTGGAATGCCCTGTGCTCGCTGGAGCATAGTGATACCTTCGAGCCATACCACAGTCTCCTTAATTGTCCTTCTTTCACACTAATGAATAATTAACTGCTGTGTGCATGTCCACAGACAGGCTGGTCATGGGCATCTCTGTGGGGTCATGCTGACCTGCAGATATTCATAGGGAGAGGGAGCTGCTTACCTCAGCATGCAATCTCTTGGCCTTGCTACCAGCCTGTTATCACTTTGGCCACCAGCTGACCGAAGCTAATGTCTCTGTGACCTGCATTTGCAATAGGCAAACGCTGACCAGTCCCCAGCATCCTCAGAGCACGAGCACACAAACAAATCGAGGTGAGCTAGGTGTGAATTTGCAGCAAGTCAGCTCCTACACTGCGACTCCCGCAAGGTAAGCAAGTGCAAGGTGGCTCACAGGAGAGTGCCAGGCTATTTTTGTTTCCAAGGGCAACAGCTCTCCCACAGGAACTTACCACAAAAAGCCACCCCATTTTTGAATGCCTGCTATATGGGAAAGCATAAACCTCAACTTTCCAAAGTTCAGCTGTTTGCGTCAAGGCCCCCAAGCAAGTATTTGGTAGGCTCAGCTTTCCTGCTTGTTGCAAGTTGAGTCATGTCGCACTGACTCCTGTGTGCTGCAAGAAACTCCCACCCTCTTTTTGCTGTGGAACTAGAGCACAGTTTGGGGCTTTTGCTATGGAACTCGAGCACTTTGAGGCATGCCTGTAATTCACATGGCAGTAAGGTTCATGGATTGGAGATGGTCTCTTCTTGTTTCATGTTATCCTGCAAGTAACCACTCTGCCTCCGATGCTTTGGAGCCTAAAAATGCTTTTGACTCTAAAACTGCCATCTCTCGCTGGGGGTTTTTTACCTTAAAAGTTTTTTAGCAGAAATCTGGGGAGGTTGGCACTGAACTATTCTATTCTAActattgtttttcctctccccgTTGTGTCTTGCCACCCGGGTGTTGCTGCTATTGCCATCAAAGCACCGAAGTGAGTCAGAGGTGGAAAAGGAGTTGAAAAGCTCAGGGTGATACATCGGTGCCAGTCAGAATGACCCTTTCTATCCGTCCATCCCAGCAAGCCAGTGTGCAGCGGTAGCAGCTCAGAGGGCTGTGCTCATGACTTCATCCCTCCCTGCCGAGGGCAGATGAGGAGCATCGTTATCGGCTGTCGGCCTGCGTGGCGGGGAGTCCGCGCTCTGTGCCAGCAATGGAAATGTCCTTGGGCGTAGGGCTCCTCCTGCATCCCAAAGGTGACTGGGCCCTGCTGAGAAGGGGTgaagaagctggaaaaatgGAGGAAAGAGGTGCAAATTCAATTGCTTCTCTGTGATGATGTCATGGCAACGAGGTGCACTGATGTGCTGTCAGGCAATCAGGGCAGGCTTTGAAGCTCCCCAGCTCTTCCCCATTGCTGTAGGCTCGCGTCTGgctttctgaaaaatcttttgGTTAATATTTAATGCCAGCGTTGAAGTGCAAAGGGTGGCGAGCACCCCACCTATTCCCCTTTCCTCTACGTTCCAATTTGATGCTAAATTAGAGTTGGGGAGCGGGGAGGATTATGATTTACCATGGCATGGGAACAGGTCTCCTGATGAGAAGGATGGCTTCAACCCATAGTGAGGAAAAAAggctgcaggctctgtgctggtgtCCCTGTGTGTGCAGCAGCCCTGATAACTCAGCAGGAGGGAGCTACCTACATCACAGACCTGTCCCAGTCTGGCTCTGGGATGTGGGAAGAATGCCTTTGTCACCCTCCCTAGCCAAGTTTGGAGCTGATGCTTGGCCACTGGAAGGAGCAGGGGGTCTCCCTCTCCCTTTGCTCTCCCAGAGCTGGCTTTGGAATAAAGGAATCCATGGCCCCTCTCCCAGAGCTGAGCCCCGCTCCTTTGATGCAAGTAGTTAGCACATGTTTgtattggctttttttttttttttccactaagcAATGACCTAACGATCCTGTGTTCCAACCACAGCCCCTCCTAGGCTCCTTCTTTCCAAAACGTGCATCCAGACCGGATCCAGCAAATCTCCCTTTGCAAGACGCCGTGTTCCCTTCCCCAAGGAAGCCATCTGCTCCCCTCTGCCCGGCTCCTTCTGCATGGCTTGCAGCTCGCCAGCCCTGTGGGAAGCTCTGCTCCTGTCGGCCATGCTGTTTGTGCGTGGCAGGGGGAAGGAAACACGGTGCTGGCTGGATCTGGGGCTGCTGGCAATGTCAGCTGGAGGCGGTTTCCAAGCAACTGTCGTGCTGCAGGACACGGAGAGCTAGGAACACCATATTCCTGCTGTCCGTGTGGGCTGGACAGAGCCAGCATGGGGCTGGTGTGGAGAGCAGCACAAGTGAGAGAGTAGTGTAGGGCCGTGGCACTGGAGGAGGTCTCCAGACCTGCTCCTTATCTATCTGCCTCCAGCAAGGGGACAGCATGATGTATGGGATTTCACGTGTCCTCTGCATTTTTGGGGAGATTAAAAAGGGTAAAAttgctccagctgctgttttATCCTATTTATTTTACCCATTGATGGGCAGTTGCATACGAGCATCCTTGAATAGATGCAGAGGTGGTAACATCGCCCTGGctgagcagtgggagcaaaactGGATGATGAGTGCGTGGATATAAGCATGGGAGCCCAGCAGATAGGATGAGCTGGGGAGTGGGGCAGAAGTATGCAAACAAGGAGTGAAAGCAAggggagctgggcaggaagAAGCCCAGAGAGATGGGACAGTGCAGGGCATCTGTTTGATTGCCAGTGTGCAGGTTATCTGTGACCGTCTGTCCCCGACCCACCTGCAGCTATTGATTTGGAACTTGCCCTGTTCATGCTAACCTTGGCACTGCTAGCTCGTCCCTTATaaatcctgctgcagctcctacCCCTCTCTCTGTCCTGCCACCAGGGtcttcccacagctctgctttttgctgcGATGTTTTAGATGCAGGACGACTCTCCCTGATTTCTGCCTGGAGGAGAGACGGGGCAGTGGAAGCACTGACTCTCTTTGCCCTGTGTGGGTGCCTGCCCCTTGGCAAGGAAGGATGCGGCGCCAGCTGCAGACACTTGTCCAAAGGAAGTTTAaagtcctcctcctcctgctgctgctcctggcctTTCTGCTGCATGTCACGATGGACTTGGCTCTCCCTGAGAGTCGCAGGCTCTGCAGCTGCGATGCAAAAGCACCAAAAGCCTTGGGTACCCCCACAGGCAGCCCTTTGCTGGCCAGCCTTGAAAAGCTGAGCCTGCGCATCCTTCAGGACTTCAGTGGCAGCAACGGTTCCTTGGAGAAAAGCTCCCAGCCTCAGGGAGCAGGGCCACTGGGAAaagatggggacatggggatcCAGCACCAGCATGCAGATATCAGTCCAGCATGGGCCAAGGGATCCAAGCTGGCTGCACTCTTTGAGCATCCCCTTTATAACATCCCGTTGCCGAAGGTGAAGGACAAAGACAAGCTGTTTGTCGTCAATCCCATGGAAAAGTTCAGCCTACGGAGCAGTGGGAGCGATGAATGGTGAGGAGTGGGCTGGTCTGGGGGGATGAGTGGAGCTTCTCGAGGGGACACATGGCAGGGagcaaacaaattatttccttgcTTGGCTCAGCATCCCACCTGGATAGCCCCAGTGCCTCAGATCTTATCTCAGCCCCGTTTCCAGGCTGCTGCCCCGGGGAGCTGTAGGGAGCCTCCTGCCCATGTGGCACATGGTGAAGTCCAAGGGGAGGCCTGAATTATTCATACTGTTACATATAATATCTTCTAGGTCATCTCCTCCTCTCCTTACCCAGCACTGGGCTCTCGCTGTAAATTTCTGGGAACTTCCCAATGCAGACTTCTGACCAGTTTGATCCCCCTCTCTCACCCACCTCATGTTGAAAATGCAAAACCCCAAATGTCAGCTGGCTCTTGACACAAGACCACGGCAGTCCTGTGTTTCTCAGGGCACTTTCTGACCTCTTTAGGCTCTGCTGGGTGGTGAGCTCACCACTGCTGGGTGCCTATTTTTGTCCCTGCACTACTAACCTCTAATTAGAAAGGAAGATATTAATGGAGATACCTTGGGTAATACGCAGCAGATTCCTTATGGAAAGCACACCTTCCAGAGGTGAAAATACTAAGATGGTGGGACCAGATAACTCAAATTCATGCCACAGAGAAACCAGGGGGTGCCATGGGTCTGGCCAGGGGGAGTCAGTTGCAGGTGGGAGCtcaggatgctgctgggaagCATTCTTTTATGGATGTTTTGTGTTCCCCTTTAACTGTGCATAGCTGATTGCACACCTGGGAGCTGATCCCCTGGGGTGAGATCAGCTGGAAATTGAGGACCAGCTGGGAGACCATGGGGACTTTCTGTGGGGGACACAAAGGTGGCCATCCGCTGCCAAGGGGACCTGCCTTAGGGGCTTCTGTCACCAATCACCACCCAGGCCTTGTGCCGGCTCTTCCCAGAAAGAGCCTGGGAACAAGACCCCATCCCAACtaaatgttgttgttgttggggtGGTGGTGGCTTTTGGGCTGCAGGGTCAGCAGCAGTAAAGCCGAGATGGTCCTCCCGACAGGGAAGACAGCCTACGACACCTACCCTGCCTGGCTCAAGTTCCACGTCGGCATCAACCGCTACGAGCTGTACCCGCGCAGGGACCCCCTGATGCCCACCCTCCTGCAGGACCTGGCCACCATGAAGATTGTCAGCTCAGGTATTCGCCCCTACCCACGCCCCTGTCCCATTGGCCTCCCCACCAGGCCCAGTCACCCTCGTGTGCCCCCTTCCAGTGCAGAAGTCTGGCGGTACCCAGCTGAAGCTCATCATGACCTTCCCAAACTACGGGCAGGCCCTCTTCAAACCCATGAAGTGAGTAGAGCTTGACTtcagccccagtgctggaggCCCCTTCCCCTACTGTTGGCAGCAGGCTTGGTGCAGCTTGTGATGGGGTAGTGACCTCCAGTGGTGGGAAGGAGAAGACGATCCATGAGGATCCTAGCTCTTGTCCCGGAGGGATTTGGGGCTGCTCCACGCAGCAGGGTACACCTGTGCCTGGTCATGTCTTGGTAGCACCACAGACACAGCACAAAGGGTGGTTTGCGAACAAGCAGGAGGTGATCCATTCTTTGGCCACCATACCTGCCCTCCCCAAATCTTCTCAGGCAGAGCAGGGAACAAGAGACCCCCGCTGACTTCTTCTACTTCTCAGACTTTGAGCGGCACAATGCAGAGATTGCAGCCTTTCACCTGGACAGGTGAGTTCTCATGTGGCCCGCACCCAAAAAAAGGCCTCAGCCCTTGGGGGCTGAGGAGGAAAACCTCAGCCTTGGGTGCTTGGTGGAAAACACGGCCAAAAATCTTCCCTCTGGGGCCTGTAGCCTCCCAGCAAACCTGACATTCAGCCCTGGCCAAGAAACGGCTCCTTCAgccacctcttcctcctctaTTGCAAGGACGCCTGCATCTCATGGTGCTTGTACTGACTGGGTGAAAAACAATGGCTCCACTGGCAAGAAATTGTGCTGAGTTTTGTGTTTTAGGATCCTGGATTTCCGACGAATCCCACCAGTTTCTGGTCGCTTGGTGAATATAACAAAGGAGATCCGGGACATCACGACCGACAAGAAACTGGCCAAGACTTTCTACATCTCCCCAGGTGAGCTCTTGCTAACCTTTGGCTCTCACACAAGGGCAGGCACCCATGTGGGGATGGCTCCAGCTGCCACCGCGTCCCCATCTATGGAGGTGGTTCTCCAGAAGAGTCACCATGCTATTGCTTTATGCATGTGGCATGGTGAGAAGCTTCATCTGGTTCTTGTTCAGTCATCAGCCTGTGCTTGTCCCCCATGCCAGCGGGCAACATCTGCTTCTACGGGGAGTGCTCCTACTACTGCTCCACTGAGCACGCTCTGTGCGGCAAGCCGGACCAGCTGGAGGGCTCCATGGCAGTCCTGCTGCCCGACAAAGCTCTGGCCAAGCGTCGCTCCTGGCGCAGCCCCTGGCGCCGCTCCTACCACAAGAGCAAgaaggctgagtgagctgggacTTGGGGGGACACAAAGGGGCTCGAGGAGCACGGGAGGGCTGGCCCTGTGGTCGCTCTCATGTACCCATTGTCCATTCTTTGCATGAAGGTGGGAGCTGGACCCCAACTACTGCAGCCAGGTGCGCCGGACGCCGCCTTATGACAGTGGTCATCGCCTCCTTGACCTCATCGACATGGCAGTACTTGATTTCCTCATGGGTGAGAGCATCCCTCCAGTTTCTTCTCACTTTCCAGTAGCTGATGGGAAAGGCAGTGGTCAGGCTTTGCACTGTGAAGGCACTCTGCCTGCTTATCCCCATGGCCTGGTCCCCACCTGATGGCATGTTTGGGGCTGAAGAACCGGTGGCATGTTGCATACACTGAGTCACAGaactgagttggaaaggacccttaaatgtcatctagtccaactgtcctgcAATGAATGACATGAGTGAGGCTGCTTTGCCCTGTACCACCACAATGTCGGGGTGCTTGTCTCCTGCCAAAACTCAGCACAGGATGACATCATGCAGGAGTTGGCATGGGGCCATGCGGGTACCCATCCCAGCAGCCCACTGCTGCCACCCTCTGCTCACCCTTTCAGGCAACATGGACCGGCACCACTATGAGACCTTTGAGAAATTTGGGAACGACACCTTCTTGCTTCACCTGGACAACGGCCGCGGGTAGGAGAGAGGGGAACACCCAACCACCTTAAATGGAtagagctggggctgagggaTGCCAAGAGCCAAAATGAGAGCCAATGCAGGGTGATGCTATGCACACCCCGATGCCAACCCTTGGGTTTCTCCCTCAGCTTCGGCACGCACTCTCGTGACGAGATGTCCATCCTGGCCCcgctccagcagtgctgcaggtaaGCGGCTCCCACCACCATGTTCCCACTGGGGAAAAACCCACCCTGATGTCAGGCTCTCTCCTCCACATCGGCAGCATCAAGAAATCCACCTACCTGCGGCTGCGGCTGCTGGCCACCGAGCCCTACCGCCTGAGCGAGCTGATGCGGGAAGCACTGGCTGCCGACCGCCTGGCGCCCGTCCTGGCCGAGCCCCACCTGCAGGCATTGGACCGGCGCCTGGGCAaggtgctggtggctgtgggaCGCTGCCtggccacagcagcacagccccaccagGTGCTGGTGGATGACATAGGGTCGTGGCTGTGATGTCACGGAGACGGTGACGTGGTGTGATGGCAATCATCACCCTGGGAAGAGCTTGGAGTGCGTGGTATTGGATGATGCAAGGGGAGAAGGGCGGGTGCGCGcgttatttaaataaataggtCGGCCTCGTGGAGAAAACATGATTTGGGATCCCGGCCAATGGGGCTGTTTTTCCAGTCCCAGATTCACGTGGCACGGCCATCCCTCCAAATCCTTTtataatgagagaaaaaattttcatagaatcacagaatgattggttatggaagggacctcaaagcccacccagtcccaccccgtgctgtgggcagggctgccacccaccagctcaggctgcccaggaccccatgcaacctggcctagaacctccagggatggggcacccacagctctctgggcagcctgtgccagtgcctcaccgccctctgagtaaCATATTTCCACCCAAGACCTAGCCTAAATCTCctgtcttttagtttaaagccattccccctcgtCCTGTGCATAAAGCTGGTCCCCTTTCTTGCAGTCAGTCCCTCTCCAGCCTTTCCCCAGCCCACAGTTAATGGGGCCTTTGGTGAGCTTTCACGTGGTTCACCCAACCTGCAATGCTCATCCCTGCCCACGCTCTTCCCACACCCACCCCAAAATCCCAGCGGGCGCCGCGTCCCTCCCGCAGAGGTGGCTCTGGGATCCACACCGGGCCCAGCACCATATATAGTGCCCGGCTCCCAGCTTATCCACTAATCCTGGCTGGGGTTAATCTGCGGTGGGTCTGCGTCAGCCGGGACAGGTGCTGTGGGACAGGGGCTTCGTGCCCCATGCTGGGGATGAGTGGTGGGGATGGGTCTCTGGGTTGGCGGCGGGGGCACGAGGTGTCCCCAGGACACGGTGCAGAAAGCAGCGAATTGGGCGAATTGGTCGCTAATGAGccatggggaagggggggggaaggcagCGGCTAATGGGGCCTGGGAACGGCAAGGGGAGATCGGGGCTAGAATTAATGGGctggaaggagggggggggggtggggaacaacaaagaaacaagggacaaaaaaacccaagaacttggagaaaaagaaaaagggggagagagggggggagaaaagaaatagcagaCAAAGGCGCGCTTTGCGCGCCGCACACGGGGACGCTCCGAGCGCAGCGCTGCGCCGCGCCTCGCGGGACCCCCCCGCCCTCCCCCGGAGCTGCCGGGGCGGAGCATTGGGGCTGGGCGGGAGccgggagggggagggaggggggagaagggggaggaggaggagcggggGGGGGGCCGCGTCTTGCAAAACAAAAGGGAGAGGAGCGGCGCGGGGAGCGGGCGGCTCCGCGGCTGTCCTCGGCCGTGCGGTGAGTGctgggggagggatggggaggcGTCCTGGGTTTGGTGGGGTGGGGTCTGGGGGGCTCTGGGAGTGAAGAGGTCTTGGGGCATGGGGGGGGTACTGGGTGGGGTGGGAGGAGTCCGCTCGTGTCTCGGTCGTGGGGCTGCCTGGACCagcgtgggggggggggcataAAGGGACAGCGCAGCTGTCACTGCCCCGTGAGCAGGTGCTCCTGGGTGCGCTTGGGTTGGCCTCGTGCGTCCCTCGGCACGGGGGTACTTAGGGGTGTCCCCGAGCGTGGCTGCTCCCCCCCCTATAACACTGTTCCCCCCGTGTGCCCCCCAGGTGAGCTGCTGTCCCCCCGCCATGTCGCGCCGCAGCCAGCGCCTC encodes:
- the DNAL4 gene encoding dynein axonemal light chain 4; the protein is MADTGEGKKEEADYKRLHSFPLIRHTDMPEEMRVEAMELCVTACEKYATNNESAAKMIKEMMDKKFGSSWHVVIGEGFGFEITHEVKNLLYMFFGGSLAVCVWKCS
- the LOC125693047 gene encoding extracellular serine/threonine protein kinase FAM20C-like — encoded protein: MATRCRTTLPDFCLEERRGSGSTDSLCPVWVPAPWQGRMRRQLQTLVQRKFKVLLLLLLLLAFLLHVTMDLALPESRRLCSCDAKAPKALGTPTGSPLLASLEKLSLRILQDFSGSNGSLEKSSQPQGAGPLGKDGDMGIQHQHADISPAWAKGSKLAALFEHPLYNIPLPKVKDKDKLFVVNPMEKFSLRSSGSDEWVSSSKAEMVLPTGKTAYDTYPAWLKFHVGINRYELYPRRDPLMPTLLQDLATMKIVSSVQKSGGTQLKLIMTFPNYGQALFKPMKQSREQETPADFFYFSDFERHNAEIAAFHLDRILDFRRIPPVSGRLVNITKEIRDITTDKKLAKTFYISPAGNICFYGECSYYCSTEHALCGKPDQLEGSMAVLLPDKALAKRRSWRSPWRRSYHKSKKAEWELDPNYCSQVRRTPPYDSGHRLLDLIDMAVLDFLMGNMDRHHYETFEKFGNDTFLLHLDNGRGFGTHSRDEMSILAPLQQCCSIKKSTYLRLRLLATEPYRLSELMREALAADRLAPVLAEPHLQALDRRLGKVLVAVGRCLATAAQPHQVLVDDIGSWL